The following are from one region of the Chloroflexota bacterium genome:
- a CDS encoding phosphoribosylaminoimidazolesuccinocarboxamide synthase, whose protein sequence is MSLAERFVRSGKVRDLYRLGDGRLLLVASDRLSAFDVVLPTPIADKGRVLTGLSRFWFAETAPIVPNHLVATDPAVLPEGLASADALRGRIMVCQEVEILPVEVIVRGYLAGSGWAAYRATGELCGIRLPAGLRESERLPEPILTPSTKALPGTHDENIPFDAMVSLLGGDRAAGELAEQVRATAIALYRRTAAVAARGGILVADTKFEFGLDAATGELVLADEVLTPDSSRFWDAATYEAGRPQASFDKQYVRDWLDATGWARTAPGPDLPPEVVAGTRARYVAAFERITGASFGRYLREDVIAP, encoded by the coding sequence ATGTCGCTCGCTGAGCGATTCGTCCGCTCCGGCAAGGTTCGCGACCTCTACCGGCTCGGCGACGGTCGCCTCCTCCTCGTCGCCTCCGACCGGCTGTCCGCCTTCGACGTCGTCCTGCCGACGCCGATCGCGGATAAGGGTCGCGTCCTCACCGGCCTCTCCCGGTTCTGGTTTGCGGAGACGGCTCCGATCGTGCCGAACCATCTCGTCGCGACCGATCCGGCGGTCCTTCCCGAAGGTCTCGCGTCAGCCGACGCGCTGCGGGGCCGGATCATGGTCTGTCAGGAGGTCGAGATCCTGCCGGTCGAGGTCATCGTGCGGGGCTATCTCGCCGGGAGCGGCTGGGCCGCGTATCGGGCGACCGGCGAGCTGTGCGGGATCCGCTTGCCGGCCGGGCTCCGCGAGAGCGAGCGACTCCCGGAGCCGATCCTCACACCGTCCACCAAGGCACTCCCCGGCACCCACGACGAGAACATCCCGTTCGACGCCATGGTGAGTCTCCTCGGCGGCGACCGGGCGGCCGGCGAGCTCGCCGAGCAGGTGCGAGCCACCGCCATCGCGCTGTACCGCCGCACTGCCGCCGTCGCAGCGCGTGGCGGCATCCTCGTCGCCGACACGAAGTTCGAGTTCGGCCTGGATGCGGCGACCGGTGAGCTCGTCCTCGCCGACGAGGTCCTCACCCCGGACTCGTCGCGGTTCTGGGACGCCGCGACGTACGAGGCGGGCCGCCCGCAGGCGAGCTTCGACAAGCAGTACGTGCGGGACTGGCTCGATGCGACCGGCTGGGCCCGGACCGCGCCGGGCCCCGATCTTCCGCCGGAGGTCGTGGCCGGCACCCGGGCCCGCTACGTCGCCGCCTTCGAGCGAATCACGGGCGCGAGCTTCGGACGATATCTGAGGGAGGACGTGATCGCCCCATGA